The following proteins come from a genomic window of Larimichthys crocea isolate SSNF chromosome XV, L_crocea_2.0, whole genome shotgun sequence:
- the dnajc16 gene encoding dnaJ homolog subfamily C member 16 isoform X1 — MAGERMSVQLAVVVVLSVLLTGATHAGPEMDPYKILGVTRSASQAEIKKVYKRLAKEWHPDKNKNPGAEDMFIKITKSYEILSNEDKRANYDRYGQTDDTQPYGGSRHGHRHDSFYFDESFFNFPFNSKNHRDFADSKYILHFNQYVNDVVPDSYKRPYLIKITSDWCFSCIHIEPVWKEVVQEMETLGVGIGVVDVGYERRLANHLGAHRTPSILGVINGKVTFFHYAVAKEHLRQFVEDLLPQRLVERVTDTNDLQFLNSWHELNKPHVLLFDQVPVVPLLYKLTAFAYKDYLQFGYVDQGLSETANLQKQFNINTYAPTMLVFKENTDNPADIIQAKGMKKQIIDEFMANNKFLLVPRLVNQKLFDELCPVKQFHRRRKYCVLLITGDEETFSFGNQAFLSFASTNAREVVRFAYVYQRLQQPLCDILMQNKDSEQSLTQVVILERRNAAGKAFFKPVTAWNGSEEDKQRLLEELQRLQKDPSILIHDAMLPELNNEFASMFVIRWIYASYDYLSEVIDDILHNNWREMMPLLSLIFSALFILFGTVVIQAFSDSSDDKQTKPKAKDGTKAENGSPGTGSSSSSRPPKKNFVEVTELTDITYMSNLVKLRPGHMNIVLVLTDASKNILLSKFAKEVYSFTGSLTLHFSFLNIDKHSQWMNTLLEYAQDATQIDADEDDGGNHKMDYTGYVLALNGHKKYLCLFKPVYTGEDLEGKSSEDEGSTSGGRSRSSSRDDHPSRKSNRSRSISTLQIHHKLDRLGLWMERLMEGTLPRYYIPAWPGLDKITPSK; from the exons ATGGCAGGGGAAAGGATGTCTGTGCAGCTGGCTGTAGTGGTGGTCCTCTCAGTGCTGCTGACAGGAGCAACCCATGCCGGGCCTGAGATGGACCCATACAAAATCTTAGGAGTAACCAGGTCCGCAAGCCAAGCTGAGATCAAGAAGGTCTATAAGCGTCTTGCAAAAGAATG GCATCCGGACAAAAACAAGAATCCAGGTGCTGAGGACATGTTCATCAAGATCACCAAGTCTTATGAG ATCCTGTCTAATGAGGACAAACGTGCCAACTATGACCGTTACGGACAGACTGATGACACCCAGCCATACGGCGGCAGCCGCCATGGTCACCGCCATGACAGCTTTTACTTCGACGAGTCCTTCTTCAACTTTCCTTTTAACAGCAAGAACCACAGGGACTTTGCTGACAGCAAGTATATATTGCACTTTAATCAGTATGTCAACGACGTGGTGCCCGACAGCTACAAGAGGCCGTACCTGATAAAGATCACCTCTGACTGGTGCTTCAGCTGCATCCACATTGAGCCTGTGTGGAAGGAGGTGGTGCAGGAGATGGAGACTCTAG GTGTCGGAATAGGTGTGGTAGATGTTGGCTATGAGAGACGGTTAGCCAATCACCTCGGCGCTCATCGTACCCCATCAATACTCGGCGTCATCAATGGCAAAGTGACGTTTTTCCATTACGCTGTAGCAAAGGAGCACCTGAGGCAGTTTGTAGAGGACCTTCTTCCTCAGAGACTTGTGGAGCGG GTCACCGACACGAATGACCTGCAGTTCCTGAACAGCTGGCATGAGCTCAACAAGCCACATGTGCTTCTGTTCGACCAAGTGCCTGTAGTTCCTCTACTGTACAAA CTGACAGCTTTTGCTTATAAGGACTACTTGCAGTTTGGCTACGTGGACCAGGGTCTTTCAGAGACCGCCAATCTGCAGAAACAGTTCAACATTAACACCTACGCTCCGACCATGCTGGTCTTCAAAGAGAACACTGACAACCCTGCTGACATTATACAG GCCAAAGGAATGAAAAAGCAAATTATCGATGAGTTCATGGCAAACAACAAATTTCTCCTCGTGCCACGGCTGGTCAATCAGAAGCTCTTTGATGAGCTCTGTCCTGTCAAACAGTTCCATAGACGCAGGAA ATACTGTGTCCTGCTGATCACAGGTGACGAAGAGACCTTTTCTTTTGGGAACCAggcatttctttcatttgcctCTACCAATGCCAGGGAGGTTGTGAGATTTGCCTATGTGTACCAACGGCTACAGCAACCTCTTTGTGACATCCTCATGCAGAACAAGGACAGTGAACAGTCCCTAACACAG GTGGTGATCCTGGAGAGGCGTAACGCTGCAGGCAAGGCCTTTTTCAAGCCGGTGACGGCCTGGAACGGCAGCGAGGAAGACAAGCAGCGTCTACTGGAGGAGTTGCAGCGACTTCAGAAGGACCCGTCCATCCTCATCCATGACGCCATGCTGCCTGAGCTCAACAACGAGTTTGCCTCT ATGTTTGTAATCCGATGGATCTATGCATCTTATGATTACCTCTCTGAAGTCATTGATGATATTCTGCATAACAACTG GCGTGAGATGATGCCTCTTCTGTCCCTCATCTTCTCTGCGTTGTTCATCTTGTTTGGGACTGTGGTCATTCAGGCCTTCAG tgactCAAGTGATGATAAGCAGACTAAGCCAAAAGCAAAAGATGGAACAAAAGCAGAAAACGGGTCACCAGGGACTGGTAGTAGTTCAAG TAGTCGGCCCCCCAAGAAGAATTTTGTGGAGGTGACGGAGCTGACGGATATCACCTACATGAGCAACCTGGTGAAGCTGAGGCCGGGACACATGAACATAGTGCTGGTTCTCACTGACGCCTCCAAGAACATCCTACTTAGCAAGTTTGCCAAAGAGGTCTACTCCTTCACAGG GAGCCTGACGCTGCATTTCTCCTTCCTGAATATTGACAAGCACAGCCAGTGGATGAACACTCTGCTGGAATACGCCCAGGACGCCACGCAGATTGATGCGGACGAAGATGACGGGGGAAACCACAAGATGGACTACACCGGCTACGTGCTGGCACTTAACGGCCACAAGAagtatctctgtctgtttaaGCCCGTCTACACTGGGGAAGACCTTGAGGGTAAGTCATCTGAAGATGAAGGGAGCACTTCAGGCGGTAGGTCGAGGTCCAGTTCCCGCGACGACCACCCATCGCGCAAATCCAACCGATCCCGCAGCATATCCACCCTGCAGATCCATCACAAACTGGACCGCCTGGGGTTGTGGATGGAAAGGCTCATGGAAGGCACTTTGCCTCGTTACTACATCCCCGCCTGGCCAGGACTAGACAAAATCACCCCCAGTAAATAG
- the dnajc16 gene encoding dnaJ homolog subfamily C member 16 isoform X2 has translation MAGERMSVQLAVVVVLSVLLTGATHAGPEMDPYKILGVTRSASQAEIKKVYKRLAKEWHPDKNKNPGAEDMFIKITKSYEILSNEDKRANYDRYGQTDDTQPYGGSRHGHRHDSFYFDESFFNFPFNSKNHRDFADSKYILHFNQYVNDVVPDSYKRPYLIKITSDWCFSCIHIEPVWKEVVQEMETLGVGIGVVDVGYERRLANHLGAHRTPSILGVINGKVTFFHYAVAKEHLRQFVEDLLPQRLVERVTDTNDLQFLNSWHELNKPHVLLFDQVPVVPLLYKLTAFAYKDYLQFGYVDQGLSETANLQKQFNINTYAPTMLVFKENTDNPADIIQAKGMKKQIIDEFMANNKFLLVPRLVNQKLFDELCPVKQFHRRRKYCVLLITGDEETFSFGNQAFLSFASTNAREVVRFAYVYQRLQQPLCDILMQNKDSEQSLTQVVILERRNAAGKAFFKPVTAWNGSEEDKQRLLEELQRLQKDPSILIHDAMLPELNNEFASMFVIRWIYASYDYLSEVIDDILHNNWREMMPLLSLIFSALFILFGTVVIQAFSDSSDDKQTKPKAKDGTKAENGSPGTGSSSSRPPKKNFVEVTELTDITYMSNLVKLRPGHMNIVLVLTDASKNILLSKFAKEVYSFTGSLTLHFSFLNIDKHSQWMNTLLEYAQDATQIDADEDDGGNHKMDYTGYVLALNGHKKYLCLFKPVYTGEDLEGKSSEDEGSTSGGRSRSSSRDDHPSRKSNRSRSISTLQIHHKLDRLGLWMERLMEGTLPRYYIPAWPGLDKITPSK, from the exons ATGGCAGGGGAAAGGATGTCTGTGCAGCTGGCTGTAGTGGTGGTCCTCTCAGTGCTGCTGACAGGAGCAACCCATGCCGGGCCTGAGATGGACCCATACAAAATCTTAGGAGTAACCAGGTCCGCAAGCCAAGCTGAGATCAAGAAGGTCTATAAGCGTCTTGCAAAAGAATG GCATCCGGACAAAAACAAGAATCCAGGTGCTGAGGACATGTTCATCAAGATCACCAAGTCTTATGAG ATCCTGTCTAATGAGGACAAACGTGCCAACTATGACCGTTACGGACAGACTGATGACACCCAGCCATACGGCGGCAGCCGCCATGGTCACCGCCATGACAGCTTTTACTTCGACGAGTCCTTCTTCAACTTTCCTTTTAACAGCAAGAACCACAGGGACTTTGCTGACAGCAAGTATATATTGCACTTTAATCAGTATGTCAACGACGTGGTGCCCGACAGCTACAAGAGGCCGTACCTGATAAAGATCACCTCTGACTGGTGCTTCAGCTGCATCCACATTGAGCCTGTGTGGAAGGAGGTGGTGCAGGAGATGGAGACTCTAG GTGTCGGAATAGGTGTGGTAGATGTTGGCTATGAGAGACGGTTAGCCAATCACCTCGGCGCTCATCGTACCCCATCAATACTCGGCGTCATCAATGGCAAAGTGACGTTTTTCCATTACGCTGTAGCAAAGGAGCACCTGAGGCAGTTTGTAGAGGACCTTCTTCCTCAGAGACTTGTGGAGCGG GTCACCGACACGAATGACCTGCAGTTCCTGAACAGCTGGCATGAGCTCAACAAGCCACATGTGCTTCTGTTCGACCAAGTGCCTGTAGTTCCTCTACTGTACAAA CTGACAGCTTTTGCTTATAAGGACTACTTGCAGTTTGGCTACGTGGACCAGGGTCTTTCAGAGACCGCCAATCTGCAGAAACAGTTCAACATTAACACCTACGCTCCGACCATGCTGGTCTTCAAAGAGAACACTGACAACCCTGCTGACATTATACAG GCCAAAGGAATGAAAAAGCAAATTATCGATGAGTTCATGGCAAACAACAAATTTCTCCTCGTGCCACGGCTGGTCAATCAGAAGCTCTTTGATGAGCTCTGTCCTGTCAAACAGTTCCATAGACGCAGGAA ATACTGTGTCCTGCTGATCACAGGTGACGAAGAGACCTTTTCTTTTGGGAACCAggcatttctttcatttgcctCTACCAATGCCAGGGAGGTTGTGAGATTTGCCTATGTGTACCAACGGCTACAGCAACCTCTTTGTGACATCCTCATGCAGAACAAGGACAGTGAACAGTCCCTAACACAG GTGGTGATCCTGGAGAGGCGTAACGCTGCAGGCAAGGCCTTTTTCAAGCCGGTGACGGCCTGGAACGGCAGCGAGGAAGACAAGCAGCGTCTACTGGAGGAGTTGCAGCGACTTCAGAAGGACCCGTCCATCCTCATCCATGACGCCATGCTGCCTGAGCTCAACAACGAGTTTGCCTCT ATGTTTGTAATCCGATGGATCTATGCATCTTATGATTACCTCTCTGAAGTCATTGATGATATTCTGCATAACAACTG GCGTGAGATGATGCCTCTTCTGTCCCTCATCTTCTCTGCGTTGTTCATCTTGTTTGGGACTGTGGTCATTCAGGCCTTCAG tgactCAAGTGATGATAAGCAGACTAAGCCAAAAGCAAAAGATGGAACAAAAGCAGAAAACGGGTCACCAGGGACTGGTAGTAGTTCAAG TCGGCCCCCCAAGAAGAATTTTGTGGAGGTGACGGAGCTGACGGATATCACCTACATGAGCAACCTGGTGAAGCTGAGGCCGGGACACATGAACATAGTGCTGGTTCTCACTGACGCCTCCAAGAACATCCTACTTAGCAAGTTTGCCAAAGAGGTCTACTCCTTCACAGG GAGCCTGACGCTGCATTTCTCCTTCCTGAATATTGACAAGCACAGCCAGTGGATGAACACTCTGCTGGAATACGCCCAGGACGCCACGCAGATTGATGCGGACGAAGATGACGGGGGAAACCACAAGATGGACTACACCGGCTACGTGCTGGCACTTAACGGCCACAAGAagtatctctgtctgtttaaGCCCGTCTACACTGGGGAAGACCTTGAGGGTAAGTCATCTGAAGATGAAGGGAGCACTTCAGGCGGTAGGTCGAGGTCCAGTTCCCGCGACGACCACCCATCGCGCAAATCCAACCGATCCCGCAGCATATCCACCCTGCAGATCCATCACAAACTGGACCGCCTGGGGTTGTGGATGGAAAGGCTCATGGAAGGCACTTTGCCTCGTTACTACATCCCCGCCTGGCCAGGACTAGACAAAATCACCCCCAGTAAATAG
- the casp9 gene encoding caspase-9, translating to MEERHKKILQRNRTNLVRDLDPSKLYDGLLEKGVFTQDMIDEIKSAGIRRDQARQLVIDLETRGSRAFPLFLECLQETGQHSLAELLQNGAPPIQLQPATPTQVVRPVLQPIPVSSPMDVDKRIKDEVPLHPVPRPTTTPSPSPEREHIRPRPQGRPRRDSIQCYKMDASPCGHCLIINNVEFESRSDLSNRKGSNIDCDKLERRFKALNFIVEVKTNLKQRQIKHELSALCKMDHSQYDCCVVIMLSHGTEVSHSRFPGAVYGVDGLHVPVQNITNYLNGKNCPSLQGKPKLFFIQACGGGEKDTGFEVSPDEVQPSIGGDDADDQTDAIPMSSSSDSLSMSDEPDARATLPTPSDILVSYSTFPGYVSWRDTQAGSWYVEILDRILEENAATDDLGTMLMMVNHEVSQNSAKGIYKQMPGSFNFLRKLLYFQSQA from the exons atggAGGAGCGACACAAGAAGATTCTGCAGCGCAACAGGACAAATCTCGTGAGAGATTTGGACCCATCAAAACTCTACGATGGCCTTCTCGAAAAGGGAGTTTTCACCCAAGACATGATCGATGAGATAAAG agCGCCGGGATCAGGCGGGACCAGGCCAGACAGTTAGTCATAGACCTGGAGACCCGCGGGAGCCGAGCCTTCCCTTTATTTCTGGAGTGCCTTCAGGAGACAGGTCAGCACAGTTTGGCAGAGCTGCTTCAGAATGGAGCTCCACCAATTCAGCTACAACCTGCAACACCCACTCAGGTTGTCCGCCCTGTCCTCCAGCCTATCCCAGTTT cctCTCCAATGGATGTGGATAAGCGCATAAAAGATGAGGTCCCTCTCCATCCAGTACCCAGACCCACTACAACACCCAGCCCAT CACCTGAAAGGGAGCACATAAGACCAAGGCCACAAGGCAGACCTCGACGGGATAGCATTCAG tgctatAAAATGGACGCCAGCCCATGTGGACATTGCCTCATCATAAACAACGTGGAGTTTGAATCTCGGAGCGATCTGAGCAATCGTAAAGGGTCCAACATAGACTGTGACAAGCTGGAGAGAAGATTCAAGGCACTCAACTTTATTGTGGAAGTAAAGACAAACCTGAAACAAAGA CAAATCAAACATGAGCTGTCAGCTCTATGTAAGATGGACCACTCACAATATGACTGCTGTGTGGTCATCATGCTGTCACATGGGACTGAG gTGAGTCACAGCCGCTTCCCTGGTGCCGTGTACGGTGTGGACGGACTTCATGTACCGGTTCAGAACATCACAAACTACCTCAACGGCAAGAATTGTCCATCTCTACAGGGCAAACCCAAACTTTTCTTCATCCAGGCTTGTGGAGGAG GTGAAAAAGACACAGGCTTTGAGGTGTCCCCTGATGAGGTCCAGCCATCTATCGGTGGAGATGATGCAGATGATCAGACAGACGCCATTCCGATGTCATCCAGCAGTGACTCTCTGAGCATGTCCGATGAACCGGATGCCAGAGCTACACTGCCCACCCCGAGTGACATTCTGGTGTCATACTCTACTTTTCCTG GTTACGTTTCTTGGAGAGACACCCAGGCGGGCTCCTGGTACGTCGAGATACTAGACCGTATTCTTGAGGAAAATGCTGCTACCGATGATTTGGGCACAATGTTGATGATG GTTAACCACGAAGTCTCCCAAAACTCTGCAAAAGGCATTTACAAGCAAATGCCTGGTTCCTTTAACTTCCTCCGCAAACTTCTCTACTTTCAAAGCCAAGCGTAG
- the LOC104939006 gene encoding L-rhamnose-binding lectin SML-like: MLCFSITLLLSATCLLVNAVAETVTTCEGDNVHRLSCDIGVISVETVLYGLADSGMCSEGKPLQEVSESCSPLRTVDNLKTRCNGKRVCEVTESVFGASQSCSGTFKYVQTNYTCLPAIHLVTCEHSVAHLQCDVGQIIHVYGADYGRRDQTTCSYKRPPSQIQNTDCSNPTNIVSDSCNGENSCTVKASNSVFGESCVGTLKYLEVAYVCEYPDPKAEESTRIK; this comes from the exons ATGCTCTGCTTCAGCATCACACTCT tgcTGTCAGCAACATGCCTGCTTGTAAATGCAG TTGCAGAGACAGTTACAACCTGTGAAGGTGACAATGTCCATCGACTAAGCTGCG ATATTGGAGTGATCAGTGTTGAGACGGTACTGTACGGACTTGCAGACAGTGGGATGTGCAGTGAGGGAAAACCTCTGCAGGAGGTTTCTGAAAGCTGCTCTCCGTTGCGCACTGTGGATAACCTTAAGACGAG GTGTAATGGAAAAAGGGTGTGTGAAGTGACTGAAAGTGTCTTCGGAGCATCTCAGTCCTGTAGTGGCAcctttaaatatgtgcagacCAACTACACCTGCCTCCCAGCAA TTCACCTAGTGACATGTGAGCATTCTGTGGCACACCTGCAGTGTG ATGTTGGGCAGATTATTCATGTCTATGGTGCTGACTATGGACGCCGCGACCAGACCACATGCTCATACAAACGGCCTCCCTCTCAGATCCAAAATACTGACTGTTCAAACCCGACCAACATTGTTTCTGACAG TTGTAATGGGGAAAACAGCTGTACTGTAAAAGCAAGCAACTCAGTGTTTGGAGAGAGCTGTGTTGGTACTCTCAAGTACCTGGAGGTGGCTTACGTATGTGAGT atCCAGATCCCAAGGCAGAGGAGTCAAcccgtattaaataa
- the LOC104939010 gene encoding L-rhamnose-binding lectin SML-like isoform X1 yields MLHFRLITTLFLTATCSLMTAVVSTERVVTCDNRFNIHRLSCDIGVISVQAALYGRADNVTCSEGRPAEQLQNTQCSQDGTKDILKERCDGKKMCELNMQLVRTSEPCFHTYKYLETNYTCFPAIHIITCEQSLAHLYCGKITFLMFCCYIRKIKFLLQQNFKLEYILIPAPWLPAA; encoded by the exons ATGCTACACTTCAGACTCATCACCACACTGT ttctGACAGCAACATGTTCACTCATGACAGCAG TGGTTTCCACAGAGAGAGTTGTCACCTGTGACAACCGCTTCAACATCCATCGCCTGAGCTGTG ACATTGGAGTGATCAGTGTGCAGGCAGCACTGTATGGACGTGCAGACAACGTGACCTGCAGTGAGGGCAGACCGGCAGAACAGCTTCAGAATACACAGTGCTCTCAGGATGGCACAAAGGATATCCTCAAGGAACG TTGTGATGGCAAGAAGATGTGTGAACTAAACATGCAGCTTGTCCGTACCTCTGAACCCTGCTTTCACACCTACAAATACCTGGAAACCAACTACACATGCTTCCCAGCAA TTCACATCATTACATGCGAGCAATCTTTGGCACATTTGTATTGTGGTAAGATTACATTTCTTATGTTTTGCTGTTACATCAGGAAAATCAAGTTTCTGTTGCAACAGAACTTcaaacttgaatatattttaataccTGCTCCTTGGTTGCCTGCTGCTTGA
- the LOC104939010 gene encoding L-rhamnose-binding lectin CSL2-like isoform X2, which translates to MLHFRLITTLFLTATCSLMTAVVSTERVVTCDNRFNIHRLSCDIGVISVQAALYGRADNVTCSEGRPAEQLQNTQCSQDGTKDILKERCDGKKMCELNMQLVRTSEPCFHTYKYLETNYTCFPAS; encoded by the exons ATGCTACACTTCAGACTCATCACCACACTGT ttctGACAGCAACATGTTCACTCATGACAGCAG TGGTTTCCACAGAGAGAGTTGTCACCTGTGACAACCGCTTCAACATCCATCGCCTGAGCTGTG ACATTGGAGTGATCAGTGTGCAGGCAGCACTGTATGGACGTGCAGACAACGTGACCTGCAGTGAGGGCAGACCGGCAGAACAGCTTCAGAATACACAGTGCTCTCAGGATGGCACAAAGGATATCCTCAAGGAACG TTGTGATGGCAAGAAGATGTGTGAACTAAACATGCAGCTTGTCCGTACCTCTGAACCCTGCTTTCACACCTACAAATACCTGGAAACCAACTACACATGCTTCCCAGCAAGTTAG
- the lrrc47 gene encoding leucine-rich repeat-containing protein 47 → MDDLEKWPEIEKAATGKRRELVLQGPAVDKRVSSNGGLASAIYSLTLLNYLEVSQCPSLTELHEDIQHLTNLQSLILCRNKLASIPNVVANLKSLKVLDLSVNNMKVLPEGITQLKELNTLNVSCNSLEVLPEGLSQCTKLSTINISKNNITGFPADFYSERLDLLSTLVASDNSIDRLSGDILKLPALKVLDLSNNKLSEIPSDLSDCPKLKEINFKGNKLNDKRLEKMVNGCQTKSILDYLRGKGKGRQGEDGGDVDGGRSADRGKRQQQRKKKEKVADEQDEVDELNKMVVRVLHVSDAPTALTVKVSAEVKDVRPYLVCCVVRGMNLKSGNALKRFLVAQTKLHDDLCGKRTIATIATHDVQLLKTPLIYDVKPPTQLKIVPLARKEMTAVELIRHLQLEADELRKQKKRQNVTGLHKYLQILQGKTLYPCLVDAEGHVISFPPITNSEKTKIKKTTKELFLEVTSATSLQTCKDVMDALIVKMAELNKFTAEHQEEVGSDGEGDTPQETASSCETSSELIIQQVRTVDQDGNLKVVYPSKTDLSKDVSNVTLIW, encoded by the exons ATGGATGACTTAGAGAAATGGCCAGAAATAGAGAAAGCAGCGACAGGGAAGAGACGTGAACTGGTCTTACAGGGTCCAGCTGTCGACAAGAGGGTCTCCTCTAATGGCGGGCTCGCCTCTGCTATCTACTCCCTCACACTGCTCAATTATCTGGAGGTTAGTCAGTGTCCGAGTCTGACAGAGCTACACGAGGACATCCAACACCTGACGAACCTCCAAAGCCTCATCCTGTGCAGGAACAAGCTAGCCTCCATCCCCAATGTCGTCGCTAACCTAAAGTCCCTGAAGGTCCTGGACCTTTCGGTCAACAACATGAAGGTTTTACCAGAGGGAATCACCCAGTTAAAGGAGCTGAACACGCTCAATGTGAGCTGCAACAGCCTGGAGGTCCTGCCAGAGGGACTGAGCCAGTGCACCAAGCTCTCCACCATCAACATCTCTAAGAATAACATCACCGGCTTCCCCGCTGATTTCTACTCCGAGCGGCTGGACCTCCTCAGCACGCTGGTCGCCTCTGACAACTCCATCGACCGGCTGAGTGGAGACATCCTCAAGCTGCCTGCTCTGAAG GTGCTGGATCTCTCCAACAACAAGCTAAGCGAGATCCCGTCCGATCTGAGCGACTGCCCCAAGCTCAAGGAGATCAACTTCAAAGGCAACAAGCTGAATGACAAACGTCTGGAGAAGATGGTCAACGGCTGCCAGACCAAGTCCATCCTCGACTACCTCAGAGGCAAAGGAAaagggagacagggagaggatGGAGGTGATGTGGACGGGGGTCGCAGTGCAGACAGGGGgaagaggcagcagcagaggaagaagaaggagaaggtggCGGACGAACAGGACGAGGTGGATGAACTGAACAAGATGGTGGTGAGGGTTCTTCATGTTTCGGATGCTCCTACAGCACTCACAGTCAAAGTGAGCGCCGAGGTGAAAGATGTTCGACCGTATTTGGTGTGCTGCGTGGTCAGAGGCATGAACCTGAAGTCTGGGAATGCTCTTAAACGGTTCCTGGTGGCTCAG aCCAAGCTTCACGATGACTTGTGTGGTAAAAGGACCATCGCAACCATTGCAACTCATGACGTGCAGCTTCTCAAAACTCCTTTGATTTATGATGTCAAGCCACCTACTCAGCTGAAG ATTGTGCCGCTGGCTCGGAAGGAGATGACAGCCGTCGAGCTGATAAGACATCTTCAGCTGGAGGCTGACGAGCTtaggaagcagaagaagaggcagaACGTCACCGGCCTCCACAA atatcTGCAGATTTTGCAAGGAAAAACACTCTATCCCTGCCTGGTGGATGCAGAGGGACATGTCATTTCATTCCCACCTATTACCAACAGTGAGAAAACCAAG ATCAAGAAGACCACCAAAGAGTTGTTCTTGGAGGTGACAAGTGCAACCAGCCTGCAGACCTGTAAAGATGTTATGGACGCTCTGATTGTA AAAATGGCAGAGTTGAACAAGTTCACGGCAGAGCatcaggaggaggtgggatcaGACGGGGAAGGGGACACCCCACAAGAGACGGCTTCCAGCTGTGAGACTTCCAGCGAGTTGATCATCCAGCAGGTCAGAACGGTCGACCAAGACGGGAACCTGAAAGTCGTCTACCCGTCAAAGACCGACCTCTCTAAAGATGTCAGCAACGTGACCCTCATTTGGTAG